Proteins encoded by one window of Conger conger chromosome 1, fConCon1.1, whole genome shotgun sequence:
- the pum2 gene encoding pumilio homolog 2 isoform X6, with the protein MNHDFQALALESRGMGELLPAKKFWESDESAKDGQKGIFLGEEWRENAWGASHHSVSQPIMVQRRPGQSFHGNSEVNSVLSPRSESGGLGVSMVEYVLSSSPGDKLDGRYRKGAYGGADAEPDGTEKGDAKDKPSPYEEDKSREMAPGEADDVAKANGRGLPNGMDGDCKDFNRTPGSRQASPTEVAERMGPPQPGPEMMGQHPHPHPHQHQHQHQHQHQHQHQHQHQHPGQTMSKPPAEEFQNQEAQNMDSMEQVGLESLQFDYAGNQVQLDSSGAAVGLFDYNSQQQLFQRPNHLQVQPLTAAQQQYALAAAQQQHIAGVFSAGLPPTAFMPNPYIISTAPPGTDPYTAAGLAAAASLAGPTVVPPQYYGVPWGVYPANLFQQQAAAAAANNSANQQAANQGQGQQQVMRAGNSQRPLTPGQGQQSQQESLAAAAAANPALAFGQGLATGMQGYQVLAPAAYYDQTGALVMGPGARTGLGGPMRLVQTPVLINPAAAQAAAAAASASGSGNNLGGAANGLFRPISSQQQQQQQQQQQQQQQQQQQQQQQQQQQQQQQPPHPNNSMQSSSFYASSSQSSSLFSHGPGPQPTNSSLGFGGTGSLGAAIGSALGGFGSSGSSVSNSAPRRDSLSTSSDLYKRSGNSLAPIGQPFYNSLSFSSSPSPIGMPLPSQTPPPSLSSHGSSSSLHLGGLTNGSGRYISAAPGAEAKFRSAGSGSSLFSSGSSQLFPPSRLRYSRSDIMPSGRSRLLEDFRNNRFPNLQLRDLLGHIVEFSQDQHGSRFIQQKLERATPAERQLVFSEILQAAYQLMTDVFGNYVIQKFFEFGSMDQKLALATRIRGHVLPLALQMYGCRVIQKALESISSDQQVISDMVRELDGHVLKCVKDQNGNHVVQKCIECVQPQALQFIIDAFKGQVFVLSTHPYGCRVIQRILEHCTQEQTLPILEELHQHTEQLVQDQYGNYVIQHVLEHGRSEDKSKIVAEIRGKVLALSQHKFASNVVEKCVTHSSRAERALLIDEVCCQNDGPHSALYTMMKDQYANYVVQKMIDMAEPAQRKIIMHKIRPHIATLRKYTYGKHILAKLEKYYMKNNSDLGPIGGPPNGLM; encoded by the exons ATGAACCATGACTTCcaggccctggccctggagtCTCGAGGAATGGGGGAG CTGCTGCCGGCGAAAAAGTTCTGGGAATCGGACGAGTCAGCCAAGGACGGGCAGAAGGGCATCTTTctgggagaggagtggagggagaACGCCTGGGGAGCGTCCC atcaCTCCGTGTCTCAGCCCATCATGGTGCAGCGGAGGCCGGGGCAGAGTTTCCACGGTAACAGCGAGGTGAACTCAGTGCTGTCTCCGCGCTCGGAGAGCGGCGGCCTGGGCGTCAGCATGGTGGAGTACGTCCTCAGCTCCTCCCCCGGCGACAAGCTGGACGGCCGCTACCGGAAGGGGGCCTAC GGCGGGGCGGACGCCGAGCCAGACGGGACGGAGAAGGGGGACGCGAAGGACAAGCCGTCCCCGTACGAAGAGGACAAGAGCCGGGAGATGGCGCCGGGAGAGGCGGACGACGTCGCCAAGGCCAACGGCCGCGGCCTGCCCAACGGCATGGACGGCGACTGCAAGGACTTCAA CCGCACCCCCGGCAGCCGCCAGGCGTCCCCCACAGAGGTGGCGGAGCGGATGGGTCCCCCCCAGCCCGGCCCGGAGATGATGGGccagcacccacacccacacccacaccagcaccagcaccaacatcagcaccagcaccagcatcagcaccagcaccagcaccagcacccaGGCCAGACCATGAGCAAGCCCCCTGCCGAGGAGTTCCAGAACCAGGAGGCCCAGAACATGGACAGCATGGAGCAGGTCGGGCTGGAGTCGCTCCAGTTCGACTACGCTGGAAACCAGGTGCAGCTGGACTCCTCCGGGGCCGCGGTCGGCCTGTTcgactacaactcccagcagCAG CTGTTCCAGAGGCCAAATCACCTGCAGGTGCAGCCTCTCACTGCTGCTCAGCAACAGTATGCCCTGGCTGCAGCCCAGCAACAACACAtag CGGgtgtgttttcagcagggctccCTCCCACCGCCTTCATGCCAAACCCCTACATCATAAGCACGGCCCCCCCCGGCACGGACCCCTACACTGCCGCTGGGCTCGCCGCCGCCGCCTCTCTCGCAG GTCCCACCGTGGTTCCACCGCAGTACTACGGGGTCCCCTGGGGGGTGTACCCCGCCAACCTCTTCCAGCAGCAGGCAGCGGCCGCCGCCGCCAACAACTCGGCCAATCAGCAAGCAGCAAACCAGGGGCAGGGCCAACAGCAG GTGATGCGCGCGGGTAACAGCCAGCGCCCCCTCACCCCAGGGCAGGGGCAGCAGAGCCAGCAGGAGTCCCTGGCGGCCGCTGCCGCGGCCAATCCCGCGCTGGCGTTCGGTCAGGGCCTGGCCACTGGCATGCAAG gCTATCAGGTTTTGGCCCCGGCTGCCTACTACGACCAGACTGGTGCCTTAGTCatgggccccggggcccggacCGGTCTCGGGGGGCCAATGAGACTGGTGCAGACCCCTGTGCTGATCAACCCAGCCGCTGCGCAAGCAG CAGCTGCCGCGGCCTCTGCATCCGGTTCCGGGAACAACCTGGGGGGTGCGGCCAACGGGCTCTTCCGTCCAATCAGctcgcagcagcagcagcagcaacaacagcagcaacagcagcagcagcaacaacaacagcagcagcagcaacaacagcagcagcagcaacagcaacagccgCCCCACCCCAACAACAGCATGCAGTCCAGCTCCTTCTACGCCTCCAGCTCCCAGAGCAGCTCCCTGTTCTCCCACGGGCCGGGCCCCCAGCCCACCAACTCCTCCCTGGGCTTCGGAGGCACCGGGTCCCTGGGGGCCGCCATCGGCTCCGCCCTGGGGGGGTTCGGGTCCTCAG GAAGCTCCGTCAGTAACAGCGCCCCCCGCAGGGACTCCCTGTCTACGAGCTCGGACCTGTACAAGCGCAGCGGCAACAGCCTGGCTCCCATTGGCCAGCCGTTCTACAACAGcctgagcttctcctcctcGCCCAGCCCAATCGGGATGCCCCTGCCCAGCCAGACCCCGCCCCCGTCCCTGTCATCGCACGGCTCCTCCTCCAGCCTGCACCTGG GCGGGCTGACCAATGGGAGCGGGCGGTACATCTCGGCGGCGCCGGGCGCGGAGGCCAAGTTTCGCAGCGCGGGGAGCGGCTCCAGCCTGTTCAGCTCCGGGAGCAGCCAGCTGTTCCCCCCATCCCGCCTGCGCTACTCCCGCTCCGACATCATGCCCTCCGGCCGCAGCCGGCTGCTGGAGGACTTCCGCAACAACCGCTTCCCCAACCTGCAGCTCCGGGACCTGCTGGGCCACATCGTGGAGTTCTCCCAGGACCAGCAcggctccag GTTCATCCAGCAGAAGCTGGAGCGGGCCACGCCCGCCGAGAGGCAGCTGGTGTTCAGCGAGATCCTGCAGGCCGCCTACCAGCTCATGACCGACGTCTTCGGCAACTACGTCATCCAGAAGTTCTTCGAG TTTGGCAGTATGGATCAGAAGCTGGCCCTGGCAACTCGTATCCGGGGTCATGTGCTGCCCCTGGCCCTGCAGATGTACGGCTGCAGGGTGATTCAGAAAGCGCTGGAGTCCATCTCCTCCGACCAGCAGGTAATC AGTGACATGGTGCGGGAGCTGGACGGCCATGTTCTGAAGTGTGTGAAGGATCAGAACGGGAACCACGTGGTGCAGAAGTGCATCGAGTGTGTGCAGCCGCAAGCCCTGCAGTTCATCATCGACGCCTTCAAGGGCCAg GTGTTTGTGCTGTCGACCCACCCGTACGGCTGCAGGGTGATCCAGCGCATCCTGGAGCACTGCACCCAGGAGCAGACCCTgcccatcctggaggagctgcacCAGCACACCGAGCAGCTCGTGCAG GATCAGTACGGGAATTACGTCATCCAGCACGTTCTGGAGCACGGGCGCTCCGAGGACAAGAGCAAGATCGTGGCCGAGATCCGGGGGAAGGTCCTGGCCTTGAGCCAGCACAAGTTCGCCAG
- the pum2 gene encoding pumilio homolog 2 isoform X1: MNHDFQALALESRGMGELLPAKKFWESDESAKDGQKGIFLGEEWRENAWGASHHSVSQPIMVQRRPGQSFHGNSEVNSVLSPRSESGGLGVSMVEYVLSSSPGDKLDGRYRKGAYGGADAEPDGTEKGDAKDKPSPYEEDKSREMAPGEADDVAKANGRGLPNGMDGDCKDFNRTPGSRQASPTEVAERMGPPQPGPEMMGQHPHPHPHQHQHQHQHQHQHQHQHQHQHPGQTMSKPPAEEFQNQEAQNMDSMEQVGLESLQFDYAGNQVQLDSSGAAVGLFDYNSQQQLFQRPNHLQVQPLTAAQQQYALAAAQQQHIAGVFSAGLPPTAFMPNPYIISTAPPGTDPYTAAGLAAAASLAGPTVVPPQYYGVPWGVYPANLFQQQAAAAAANNSANQQAANQGQGQQQVMRAGNSQRPLTPGQGQQSQQESLAAAAAANPALAFGQGLATGMQGYQVLAPAAYYDQTGALVMGPGARTGLGGPMRLVQTPVLINPAAAQAAAAAASASGSGNNLGGAANGLFRPISSQQQQQQQQQQQQQQQQQQQQQQQQQQQQQQQPPHPNNSMQSSSFYASSSQSSSLFSHGPGPQPTNSSLGFGGTGSLGAAIGSALGGFGSSGSSVSNSAPRRDSLSTSSDLYKRSGNSLAPIGQPFYNSLSFSSSPSPIGMPLPSQTPPPSLSSHGSSSSLHLGGLTNGSGRYISAAPGAEAKFRSAGSGSSLFSSGSSQLFPPSRLRYSRSDIMPSGRSRLLEDFRNNRFPNLQLRDLLGHIVEFSQDQHGSRFIQQKLERATPAERQLVFSEILQAAYQLMTDVFGNYVIQKFFEFGSMDQKLALATRIRGHVLPLALQMYGCRVIQKALESISSDQQVISDMVRELDGHVLKCVKDQNGNHVVQKCIECVQPQALQFIIDAFKGQVFVLSTHPYGCRVIQRILEHCTQEQTLPILEELHQHTEQLVQKYQGVSLEMTSKTFYTVSSDALFKDQYGNYVIQHVLEHGRSEDKSKIVAEIRGKVLALSQHKFASNVVEKCVTHSSRAERALLIDEVCCQNDGPHSALYTMMKDQYANYVVQKMIDMAEPAQRKIIMHKIRPHIATLRKYTYGKHILAKLEKYYMKNNSDLGPIGGPPNGLM, translated from the exons ATGAACCATGACTTCcaggccctggccctggagtCTCGAGGAATGGGGGAG CTGCTGCCGGCGAAAAAGTTCTGGGAATCGGACGAGTCAGCCAAGGACGGGCAGAAGGGCATCTTTctgggagaggagtggagggagaACGCCTGGGGAGCGTCCC atcaCTCCGTGTCTCAGCCCATCATGGTGCAGCGGAGGCCGGGGCAGAGTTTCCACGGTAACAGCGAGGTGAACTCAGTGCTGTCTCCGCGCTCGGAGAGCGGCGGCCTGGGCGTCAGCATGGTGGAGTACGTCCTCAGCTCCTCCCCCGGCGACAAGCTGGACGGCCGCTACCGGAAGGGGGCCTAC GGCGGGGCGGACGCCGAGCCAGACGGGACGGAGAAGGGGGACGCGAAGGACAAGCCGTCCCCGTACGAAGAGGACAAGAGCCGGGAGATGGCGCCGGGAGAGGCGGACGACGTCGCCAAGGCCAACGGCCGCGGCCTGCCCAACGGCATGGACGGCGACTGCAAGGACTTCAA CCGCACCCCCGGCAGCCGCCAGGCGTCCCCCACAGAGGTGGCGGAGCGGATGGGTCCCCCCCAGCCCGGCCCGGAGATGATGGGccagcacccacacccacacccacaccagcaccagcaccaacatcagcaccagcaccagcatcagcaccagcaccagcaccagcacccaGGCCAGACCATGAGCAAGCCCCCTGCCGAGGAGTTCCAGAACCAGGAGGCCCAGAACATGGACAGCATGGAGCAGGTCGGGCTGGAGTCGCTCCAGTTCGACTACGCTGGAAACCAGGTGCAGCTGGACTCCTCCGGGGCCGCGGTCGGCCTGTTcgactacaactcccagcagCAG CTGTTCCAGAGGCCAAATCACCTGCAGGTGCAGCCTCTCACTGCTGCTCAGCAACAGTATGCCCTGGCTGCAGCCCAGCAACAACACAtag CGGgtgtgttttcagcagggctccCTCCCACCGCCTTCATGCCAAACCCCTACATCATAAGCACGGCCCCCCCCGGCACGGACCCCTACACTGCCGCTGGGCTCGCCGCCGCCGCCTCTCTCGCAG GTCCCACCGTGGTTCCACCGCAGTACTACGGGGTCCCCTGGGGGGTGTACCCCGCCAACCTCTTCCAGCAGCAGGCAGCGGCCGCCGCCGCCAACAACTCGGCCAATCAGCAAGCAGCAAACCAGGGGCAGGGCCAACAGCAG GTGATGCGCGCGGGTAACAGCCAGCGCCCCCTCACCCCAGGGCAGGGGCAGCAGAGCCAGCAGGAGTCCCTGGCGGCCGCTGCCGCGGCCAATCCCGCGCTGGCGTTCGGTCAGGGCCTGGCCACTGGCATGCAAG gCTATCAGGTTTTGGCCCCGGCTGCCTACTACGACCAGACTGGTGCCTTAGTCatgggccccggggcccggacCGGTCTCGGGGGGCCAATGAGACTGGTGCAGACCCCTGTGCTGATCAACCCAGCCGCTGCGCAAGCAG CAGCTGCCGCGGCCTCTGCATCCGGTTCCGGGAACAACCTGGGGGGTGCGGCCAACGGGCTCTTCCGTCCAATCAGctcgcagcagcagcagcagcaacaacagcagcaacagcagcagcagcaacaacaacagcagcagcagcaacaacagcagcagcagcaacagcaacagccgCCCCACCCCAACAACAGCATGCAGTCCAGCTCCTTCTACGCCTCCAGCTCCCAGAGCAGCTCCCTGTTCTCCCACGGGCCGGGCCCCCAGCCCACCAACTCCTCCCTGGGCTTCGGAGGCACCGGGTCCCTGGGGGCCGCCATCGGCTCCGCCCTGGGGGGGTTCGGGTCCTCAG GAAGCTCCGTCAGTAACAGCGCCCCCCGCAGGGACTCCCTGTCTACGAGCTCGGACCTGTACAAGCGCAGCGGCAACAGCCTGGCTCCCATTGGCCAGCCGTTCTACAACAGcctgagcttctcctcctcGCCCAGCCCAATCGGGATGCCCCTGCCCAGCCAGACCCCGCCCCCGTCCCTGTCATCGCACGGCTCCTCCTCCAGCCTGCACCTGG GCGGGCTGACCAATGGGAGCGGGCGGTACATCTCGGCGGCGCCGGGCGCGGAGGCCAAGTTTCGCAGCGCGGGGAGCGGCTCCAGCCTGTTCAGCTCCGGGAGCAGCCAGCTGTTCCCCCCATCCCGCCTGCGCTACTCCCGCTCCGACATCATGCCCTCCGGCCGCAGCCGGCTGCTGGAGGACTTCCGCAACAACCGCTTCCCCAACCTGCAGCTCCGGGACCTGCTGGGCCACATCGTGGAGTTCTCCCAGGACCAGCAcggctccag GTTCATCCAGCAGAAGCTGGAGCGGGCCACGCCCGCCGAGAGGCAGCTGGTGTTCAGCGAGATCCTGCAGGCCGCCTACCAGCTCATGACCGACGTCTTCGGCAACTACGTCATCCAGAAGTTCTTCGAG TTTGGCAGTATGGATCAGAAGCTGGCCCTGGCAACTCGTATCCGGGGTCATGTGCTGCCCCTGGCCCTGCAGATGTACGGCTGCAGGGTGATTCAGAAAGCGCTGGAGTCCATCTCCTCCGACCAGCAGGTAATC AGTGACATGGTGCGGGAGCTGGACGGCCATGTTCTGAAGTGTGTGAAGGATCAGAACGGGAACCACGTGGTGCAGAAGTGCATCGAGTGTGTGCAGCCGCAAGCCCTGCAGTTCATCATCGACGCCTTCAAGGGCCAg GTGTTTGTGCTGTCGACCCACCCGTACGGCTGCAGGGTGATCCAGCGCATCCTGGAGCACTGCACCCAGGAGCAGACCCTgcccatcctggaggagctgcacCAGCACACCGAGCAGCTCGTGCAG AAATATCAAGGAGTTTCATTGGAGATGacatccaaaacattttatacagtgTCAAGCGATGCGCTCTTCAAG GATCAGTACGGGAATTACGTCATCCAGCACGTTCTGGAGCACGGGCGCTCCGAGGACAAGAGCAAGATCGTGGCCGAGATCCGGGGGAAGGTCCTGGCCTTGAGCCAGCACAAGTTCGCCAG
- the pum2 gene encoding pumilio homolog 2 isoform X8 — MNHDFQALALESRGMGELLPAKKFWESDESAKDGQKGIFLGEEWRENAWGASHHSVSQPIMVQRRPGQSFHGNSEVNSVLSPRSESGGLGVSMVEYVLSSSPGDKLDGRYRKGAYGGADAEPDGTEKGDAKDKPSPYEEDKSREMAPGEADDVAKANGRGLPNGMDGDCKDFNRTPGSRQASPTEVAERMGPPQPGPEMMGQHPHPHPHQHQHQHQHQHQHQHQHQHQHPGQTMSKPPAEEFQNQEAQNMDSMEQVGLESLQFDYAGNQVQLDSSGAAVGLFDYNSQQQLFQRPNHLQVQPLTAAQQQYALAAAQQQHIGLPPTAFMPNPYIISTAPPGTDPYTAAGLAAAASLAGPTVVPPQYYGVPWGVYPANLFQQQAAAAAANNSANQQAANQGQGQQQVMRAGNSQRPLTPGQGQQSQQESLAAAAAANPALAFGQGLATGMQGYQVLAPAAYYDQTGALVMGPGARTGLGGPMRLVQTPVLINPAAAQAAAAAASASGSGNNLGGAANGLFRPISSQQQQQQQQQQQQQQQQQQQQQQQQQQQQQQQPPHPNNSMQSSSFYASSSQSSSLFSHGPGPQPTNSSLGFGGTGSLGAAIGSALGGFGSSGSSVSNSAPRRDSLSTSSDLYKRSGNSLAPIGQPFYNSLSFSSSPSPIGMPLPSQTPPPSLSSHGSSSSLHLGGLTNGSGRYISAAPGAEAKFRSAGSGSSLFSSGSSQLFPPSRLRYSRSDIMPSGRSRLLEDFRNNRFPNLQLRDLLGHIVEFSQDQHGSRFIQQKLERATPAERQLVFSEILQAAYQLMTDVFGNYVIQKFFEFGSMDQKLALATRIRGHVLPLALQMYGCRVIQKALESISSDQQVISDMVRELDGHVLKCVKDQNGNHVVQKCIECVQPQALQFIIDAFKGQVFVLSTHPYGCRVIQRILEHCTQEQTLPILEELHQHTEQLVQDQYGNYVIQHVLEHGRSEDKSKIVAEIRGKVLALSQHKFASNVVEKCVTHSSRAERALLIDEVCCQNDGPHSALYTMMKDQYANYVVQKMIDMAEPAQRKIIMHKIRPHIATLRKYTYGKHILAKLEKYYMKNNSDLGPIGGPPNGLM, encoded by the exons ATGAACCATGACTTCcaggccctggccctggagtCTCGAGGAATGGGGGAG CTGCTGCCGGCGAAAAAGTTCTGGGAATCGGACGAGTCAGCCAAGGACGGGCAGAAGGGCATCTTTctgggagaggagtggagggagaACGCCTGGGGAGCGTCCC atcaCTCCGTGTCTCAGCCCATCATGGTGCAGCGGAGGCCGGGGCAGAGTTTCCACGGTAACAGCGAGGTGAACTCAGTGCTGTCTCCGCGCTCGGAGAGCGGCGGCCTGGGCGTCAGCATGGTGGAGTACGTCCTCAGCTCCTCCCCCGGCGACAAGCTGGACGGCCGCTACCGGAAGGGGGCCTAC GGCGGGGCGGACGCCGAGCCAGACGGGACGGAGAAGGGGGACGCGAAGGACAAGCCGTCCCCGTACGAAGAGGACAAGAGCCGGGAGATGGCGCCGGGAGAGGCGGACGACGTCGCCAAGGCCAACGGCCGCGGCCTGCCCAACGGCATGGACGGCGACTGCAAGGACTTCAA CCGCACCCCCGGCAGCCGCCAGGCGTCCCCCACAGAGGTGGCGGAGCGGATGGGTCCCCCCCAGCCCGGCCCGGAGATGATGGGccagcacccacacccacacccacaccagcaccagcaccaacatcagcaccagcaccagcatcagcaccagcaccagcaccagcacccaGGCCAGACCATGAGCAAGCCCCCTGCCGAGGAGTTCCAGAACCAGGAGGCCCAGAACATGGACAGCATGGAGCAGGTCGGGCTGGAGTCGCTCCAGTTCGACTACGCTGGAAACCAGGTGCAGCTGGACTCCTCCGGGGCCGCGGTCGGCCTGTTcgactacaactcccagcagCAG CTGTTCCAGAGGCCAAATCACCTGCAGGTGCAGCCTCTCACTGCTGCTCAGCAACAGTATGCCCTGGCTGCAGCCCAGCAACAACACAtag ggctccCTCCCACCGCCTTCATGCCAAACCCCTACATCATAAGCACGGCCCCCCCCGGCACGGACCCCTACACTGCCGCTGGGCTCGCCGCCGCCGCCTCTCTCGCAG GTCCCACCGTGGTTCCACCGCAGTACTACGGGGTCCCCTGGGGGGTGTACCCCGCCAACCTCTTCCAGCAGCAGGCAGCGGCCGCCGCCGCCAACAACTCGGCCAATCAGCAAGCAGCAAACCAGGGGCAGGGCCAACAGCAG GTGATGCGCGCGGGTAACAGCCAGCGCCCCCTCACCCCAGGGCAGGGGCAGCAGAGCCAGCAGGAGTCCCTGGCGGCCGCTGCCGCGGCCAATCCCGCGCTGGCGTTCGGTCAGGGCCTGGCCACTGGCATGCAAG gCTATCAGGTTTTGGCCCCGGCTGCCTACTACGACCAGACTGGTGCCTTAGTCatgggccccggggcccggacCGGTCTCGGGGGGCCAATGAGACTGGTGCAGACCCCTGTGCTGATCAACCCAGCCGCTGCGCAAGCAG CAGCTGCCGCGGCCTCTGCATCCGGTTCCGGGAACAACCTGGGGGGTGCGGCCAACGGGCTCTTCCGTCCAATCAGctcgcagcagcagcagcagcaacaacagcagcaacagcagcagcagcaacaacaacagcagcagcagcaacaacagcagcagcagcaacagcaacagccgCCCCACCCCAACAACAGCATGCAGTCCAGCTCCTTCTACGCCTCCAGCTCCCAGAGCAGCTCCCTGTTCTCCCACGGGCCGGGCCCCCAGCCCACCAACTCCTCCCTGGGCTTCGGAGGCACCGGGTCCCTGGGGGCCGCCATCGGCTCCGCCCTGGGGGGGTTCGGGTCCTCAG GAAGCTCCGTCAGTAACAGCGCCCCCCGCAGGGACTCCCTGTCTACGAGCTCGGACCTGTACAAGCGCAGCGGCAACAGCCTGGCTCCCATTGGCCAGCCGTTCTACAACAGcctgagcttctcctcctcGCCCAGCCCAATCGGGATGCCCCTGCCCAGCCAGACCCCGCCCCCGTCCCTGTCATCGCACGGCTCCTCCTCCAGCCTGCACCTGG GCGGGCTGACCAATGGGAGCGGGCGGTACATCTCGGCGGCGCCGGGCGCGGAGGCCAAGTTTCGCAGCGCGGGGAGCGGCTCCAGCCTGTTCAGCTCCGGGAGCAGCCAGCTGTTCCCCCCATCCCGCCTGCGCTACTCCCGCTCCGACATCATGCCCTCCGGCCGCAGCCGGCTGCTGGAGGACTTCCGCAACAACCGCTTCCCCAACCTGCAGCTCCGGGACCTGCTGGGCCACATCGTGGAGTTCTCCCAGGACCAGCAcggctccag GTTCATCCAGCAGAAGCTGGAGCGGGCCACGCCCGCCGAGAGGCAGCTGGTGTTCAGCGAGATCCTGCAGGCCGCCTACCAGCTCATGACCGACGTCTTCGGCAACTACGTCATCCAGAAGTTCTTCGAG TTTGGCAGTATGGATCAGAAGCTGGCCCTGGCAACTCGTATCCGGGGTCATGTGCTGCCCCTGGCCCTGCAGATGTACGGCTGCAGGGTGATTCAGAAAGCGCTGGAGTCCATCTCCTCCGACCAGCAGGTAATC AGTGACATGGTGCGGGAGCTGGACGGCCATGTTCTGAAGTGTGTGAAGGATCAGAACGGGAACCACGTGGTGCAGAAGTGCATCGAGTGTGTGCAGCCGCAAGCCCTGCAGTTCATCATCGACGCCTTCAAGGGCCAg GTGTTTGTGCTGTCGACCCACCCGTACGGCTGCAGGGTGATCCAGCGCATCCTGGAGCACTGCACCCAGGAGCAGACCCTgcccatcctggaggagctgcacCAGCACACCGAGCAGCTCGTGCAG GATCAGTACGGGAATTACGTCATCCAGCACGTTCTGGAGCACGGGCGCTCCGAGGACAAGAGCAAGATCGTGGCCGAGATCCGGGGGAAGGTCCTGGCCTTGAGCCAGCACAAGTTCGCCAG